TTCTAGGAACCTTTCCGGCGCAAACTGTCTATGCCCTGTTGCCGTGGGAACATGACTATCAACCCTACGATTTAACCCACGTATTAACACAGTTACAGCTATTGTTCTTCTCCGCATTAGCGTTCGTATGGCTGAACCTGCGTAATCTTTATCCACCTGAGCTACCGTCAACGAACCTCGATGCCGACTGGTTCTATCGCAAACTCGCACCCAATCTACTCCAACGTGTAGGCACTAAATTGTCTGCTACCTACGGCAGTTTTGAGGCTTCTGTGGTGCGGTCGATTAAGCAAATTGTTACGAATTCCTACGACGCTGAGTCGGGTGAACCTAAGGGCTACTTTGCTAAGCTTTGGCCTATTGAGACGATGGTAGGATGGGTTGCGGTGTTGCTAGCGGCTTATCTACTGCTCTACTACTTACTCGGGCTAGTTTAATCCTAGACGAAAGTGTCAGTTAACGCAGCTGATGCTTTCGTGGCTAAATTCCTTTGTCGTCCTAGCCTGTTCATCACTGTTCGAACGTGTTCAGCAAAGCCTACGTTAGGATTGGCTAGAGGAATAACATTCATCTTGCCATCTTCCTGGGCATCCCACCTCAATCGCTTCTGCCTTTCCCACCCAAAAAATTTGTTTTCTTAATATCTCGGTCTAGAGTAAAAATTAGACATTCAAAAAATGTTAGCTAGAAAGTACTGCAAAGTAATTCGGAGATTGTACGAAGATGAAAGTTTATCCTCTAGTTTTAGCCATTCCACTTTTATTCAGCGCCAACGCGATGGCCGCTACGTCCTCGACACAAATCACTTTGACCATTGATGTAGGCTCAGGCTGTGGTATCACTGCCACCAATGTAGACTTCGGGTCACTTGTCTCCTCTGCCTCAAGCGATGAACAATTTGACGTAACTATCGAGTGCACCACCGCCGCTAACGGTAACTTAACCTTTGTAAGCTCTGGTGCTTCAGGAACTACCCGCTACATGGTAGCTAACGCCAGTGACCAAATTGCCTACGAGATCCTAGCTAATGGTACCGCAGTATCGAATACAGATACGGTATCGACGAACGTCCCAGCAGCAAGCTCCGTTACCACCCAATTCACCGCAAGGCGCTCGACCCTAGCTACTATCCCACCTCCAGGAACCTATACGGACACGGTCGATATTACCTATACCTTCTAGCTGTCGATAATAATCCGTAACGTTGCTTAGGCACATCGAAGACTGAGGCTTACTACGAGCCTCCTGTTTAAGAAAGACAAACAATGATAATAAAACTGCTTCTTTTAATATGTGGGCTCTTGTCGGCGGCAAGCTACGCGAGTTTCGTCTCACCCTTACAGGTTGATTTGGCTGAGGCTCGCCGAGGCTTTATAAATGTAGCGAATGACGGCACCGAAGTCGCACTCTATGAGCTCGCCATACTTGAGTGGGGTGGGGACGGCGTTGCCAAACAGATAGAAGACCCAGAGTCCCTAATGGTCATGCCATCGATAGCAAGGCTTGAGCCGGGGGAAAGTCAACGCTTTACGATCGTCTCTTCCGTCCAACAGGGCGAACAAGTTAGAGGGTTTCGACTGGTGATTAAAGAAACCAAGTTGCAGCCATCGGAAGGGAGCGTAAATCTCTCCATCAGCTATAACCTTCCGGTATACGATTGGCCTACGAACAGTTCATCGCCAGATAGCAGGACGGCGGAAAGCGTTCAATGTTCTGTTAAGGACGGCGATCATATCTTAACAAATAGCTCCAGCTACCCAATTCGAGTCTCGAGTGCCTATGAGGGCATTGTTCCGCTCACCAATGTGATTCTTCCCGGCCAGATTTTACGAGCCACAGATGCTGATCTAAGTTCAATAGACTGTAAAGGCCTCTATGAGTTCATCGAACCTGACCCGTCTTAGTGGTGGGATATTACTACTAATTATCAGTACGTTTGCTCGAAGCGATTCCCACGACATAGAGGTCGCTAGGCTCTCCATTGATAACAGAATTCAATCAAACTATTTACGAGTTAAATCCTCGGAAGAAGGCTATCTAGTTGCTTGCTCGGATATCGCGCCGCTAATCCCAGGCTATGACTTTAGCCAATGTGATTGGCTCTCCTTGAATTCTCTGGGAGTCATCGGTGACATCAGTAATGACGATGTTGGTAACCTAATCGTTGAACTCTCCCTTGCCTCCAGCCTGCGCCAAACCCGATCGATTTATCCGGTAAAAGAGCGTCCAACTCCTGACAAGAATTTGGGTGCGTATTTTAATTATGAGGTCAGTGCGAGTTCATTCCAGAGTAATACCTGGTCAGCAGCACTTGGACTGGTTGTATTTAACGGCCCCTTAAGTGCGTCAGCAAACACCTACTATATTGACAATAAGCATTATCTTGATGATCGAGATATTAGTTATGACTTCCTAGAGCAGGGAACGCGCTTAACCGTAGGCGATGTTCGTTGGCAAGGCGCGGCATTCGGGCCCTACATCTCCTTTGATGGGCTTCGCTATGGCACACAACGCTCGCTTCGCCCACGGGAAACTTGGTTCAATTCACCCTACCTGGATGTGAGCATCAATGAAAATGATCACCTCTTTGTAGACCAAGCTACCGCAGCAACGCTTTCCGAACCCGGTATTTACAGAGTCGATCAGGTGGCTTACCGCTACGGATACGGTGAAATCAGTGCTACCTATCAATCTCCCACGAAGGGTGTAACGCAGATTACAACACCCTATTATTTTTCCGCGGATATGCTTCCTGAGGGTACTAAAGAATGGAGTGTTAACCTTGGTGAGACAGACAGCGAATCAATGTTCGGAGATGAAGTCTTTGTTTCTAGCGGCATAAGCTACGGTATCAATGTGCGAAATACGGTGAGTGCTTCGATTCTCGCGAGCGATGACACGCGCTCACTTGACGCAGAGTGGACCTCTACGCCTGCATCCAGATGGTTACTGAGTATCGGTAGTAATCATCTTGTTCATCTCGATGACTACAGTCATGGGTATAGCGCTAACCTGGAACGAACCACCGCAGACTACCAACTCACCTTCTTTACCCAAAGAACTCCCGATTTACCCGGTTTAGGACGAAGTGAACGCCACTTGACTCGCTACCGCCAGTATCAGGGCAATAAAAGCTATGGCGTATTCTTTGAGGACTTCAGTGCTCAGGTAAGCTCTACACGACGTGCAGGGGTAGAATTTTATGCCAACGATGAAGTGGGCTCCTTTAACCTCCAAACTGGCTATCAAGAGGACTCCTTTGGTTCGGGATTCTTTGTGGCACTCGGCTTTGAGTTCCGTTTGGATCGAAGGTCTCGTCTACGAGGATATGGTTCCTATCAGCCTCAGTCTAATCAGCAGCGTCTAGAATATTCATCAACCGGTATCGACCGCTATACTCCGAATTATCGCGCTGGTGTAGCCAGAGATACTGATCGTACCGTGAACTATGCCGACATTGACTACCACGCCGATTTTGCCGATTTTTATGTCTATGCACAGGAGTCCGACGGAGACGCTGACGGCAGAGTCACGATGAGAGGCTCCGTCGGATTTATTGAAAACTTCCACTTTGCCGGTCCAACAATCGTCGACGGTTTTGCGCTTGTCGCTAACCCTGAAGAGGTGGAAGTCCGTTCAAGTTCGTTAAGCAGTAACAAAACTTCTGTTATATTCACAAATATTGCCAGCTATGAAGCTATTGCTATTAGGCCCTATTATCAATCGATCGACCCATTCTTGAGAACGCGTAGCGAGGAGCAACGTGACAAGGCTGCGTATTACCGAGGAGGGGTTATTTACGATTTCTCTCTTGAGCCAGTGCTTATCTTAAACACGCGATTGGTCCTGGCCAACGGCGAGGCTCTTCCGCTTGGTACCAGTTTTAGTATTGCTGGCAACCTTTACAGCGTTGGTAATAATGGTAATTTCTATGGCGAACTTACACTCGCATCGATCACCTCAGTTTTACAATTAGAAAATAGTGATTACCTCTGTGAGCTCGCTCTGGAAAGTTTAAATCAGCATCAACTGAAAGTGAGTAAAGCCAACTGCCAAGTCCGAGGGGCTAGCATAGACGAGGAAACTCAATGAAGCTTAAATTCACCGCCAAGATAATTTCACTGGTATTCCTTTTCGTTAGTGCAGGTTCCAACGCGTGTAACATTAGTTTTGAAGGCGGGCAAAACCAGCATTTGGGAGATTATCGCCCCAACACCGGATCCAGTAGTAATCTTAATATGCGTGTTAGCTGCGCTAACAATAAAGCGATTACGCTAAGCTTTCACTCGAATAACAATTGTCAGTTGCGACGTCGACAATCTGTAATCCCCTACGATATCTATGTAAACTCAGGTGCACAGAACTATTGTAACCGGAGAGCCTTTAGTGGCGGCTTTTCGCAATACTACCTCGTTACAATTTTTGCTTTTCCTGTCAGTACGTCACTAGAATCCGGTCGATATAGTGATAATATTGAGATTGAGCTTACCTTCTAATATTTAGAATCAGTACGGTTAGCTTGAGTAGCTGTCACTCCAAAGAGTCGGCTTATATTCTGAACGATCTCGCCGCACATTAAAGCATCAATTCCTCATAGCGTATGAGCGCCATTAAAAAGCACTATTTGCAGTGATCACATTGCTCCAAAATGAAGCTGCTAGGTACTAGGTTATGCACTAATTATTCTGTTAACATCATGAAAAACAATAATAATATATGCTCCTGAGAGATCATTTACATGATAACGGTTACTCGTTTAAAACAGCTATATTGCCTCGCTGTACTAAGTTGCCTGCTCCCTCTATCAGTGTTTGCTCTGGATGATCAGAGTAGGACACCGTCATCATCTTCAGCCGCACCAAATATATTACTGGTTGTATTGGATGATGCCGGCTTTATGGATTTTGGGGCCTACGGGAGTGACACCCTAACCCCTAATATCGATACGCTTGGACAAGCAGGAACTATGTTCACTCGTTACTATACCTATCCGTTGTGCGCGCCTAGCCGGGCCGCCTTACTGACTGGACAGGATAACCATGATGTGGGCATTGGCACCTTAACGGAAGCGCTAACTGACGATATGCGCCAAGCACCGGCTTACAGCATGACCTGGCAAGATTCACAACCTACTATTGCAACTCGCCTCAAATCAGCAGGCTATCAAACCTTTATTACCGGTAAGTGGGGTATTGGCGATATTGGCGTTAACTTACCTCATCGTTTTGGCTTCGATAGGTCGTTTGTGCTAGATGCCACCGGCGCCAGTAATTATGAGAGCAAATCCTATCTCCCACTGAATACCGAGGCAAAATGGTTTGAAGATGGTGAGCGAATCACCACGCTCCCTGAGGACTTTTATTCATCGAAGGATATCGTCGATAAGATGATTGGCTATCTTAACGATGCCAATTCCGATCAGCCCTTTTTCAGTTACCTATCTTTCCAAGCGCTACATATTCCAGTTCAGGTACCTAAGGAATATCGGGACAAGTACGACGGAGTCTTTGACCGTGGCTGGGATGCCATGCGAGAAGAGCGTTTCCACCGTGCCATTGAGTTGGGTTTAGTTGCGGATACCGCGCGGTTGGCAGAGCCTACCTATAACCAGCGGCCATGGGATAGCTTAAGTGAAGAAGAGCAGTCATGGTGGGCTAGAAGCATGCAAGTGAATGCGGGCATGATGGAAGCAGCGGATTTTCATCTAGGACGGCTATTGAGTCATCTAGAAACTATTGGCAAGCTCGAAAATACTATTGTGATTGTCACGTCCGATAACGGCCCCGAATACAACACCATTGGGCAAACCTCTCCGCCATTTTTACGACTATTTGAAACTGCTTGGATGGCCTACGAAGGTTGGTATTTAGATTACGAGACGCTAGGAGAACCTGGCAGCATGGGAGCTATCGGTCACGAATGGGCATCGGTATCTGCGGCGCCCTTTCACCTGTTTAAGTTCAGTGCCGCAGAAGGTGGCGTTCGGGTGCCCATGGTAATAAGTGGCCCGAGTATTGAAAACAGAGGGTTTGTGAATAGCATGGCACACGTTGCCGATATCACGCCGACTATTCTGGATCTAGCAGGCTTGCCGCTCGAGCACGACGAATTTGCTGGTCGAAGCCTAAAACCGCTGTTGCATGGAGAAACTGACCAGGTCTATGGAGAGGACGAAGGTTTCGCTATCGAGGTGAGTGGAAACGCCGCGCTATATCGCGGTAATTGGAAGATCACTCGAACACTACCACCCTTCGGTGATGGAGAATGGGCACTTTACGACGTCGCCAGTGACCCTGGTGAAACAATAAATGTTGCGAACCAGTACCCTGTGTTATTTCAGGATATGTTAGCTGAGTTTGAACTCTATCAAGACGACGTCGGTGTCTATCAATTAGCTCCCGGCGAAACCGCACGAAGCCAAATCACCATGAATGCTACGTTCGCGATTATCGCCAACTATTGGTACCTAATTTTGGCCTTAAATCTAGTGATCATGCTAGGTGTTTATGGACTGTATCGTGGCCTAAAATTCCTTATTCGAAGTCGCATGGGCTCGACGAAGAGACCCATATGATAGATAACTTAATGACTGCGATAAGTACGGGGCCGAAAAAAGCCATAGCACGAATGCTTAGGCTCAAGAGGCACTAGCTTATGAAGAATAAGCTCAGCTATCCAAGGTTGATTTTAACGGGGATTAGCTTTCTAGCCCTATTCATCATCGGCACTTTTTCACCCTCTGGTACCTTCACGCGTTTTCTACCGTCAGGTGCCAGCTATAATTCAAGCGACCAACAGTGTAGTCAGATTTCCGATGAGCTGGGCCTATTTGTGAACGTCCCTGGTGGCGGATTTACCAAGGCTGAATACCCCGTTTATCCTGAAGAAGGTTCGGCCCACAAAGTATTCGTCTCTCCTTTCCAGCTCCAAGCCCATGAAGTGACTAATTACCAGTTTGCGCGTTTCGTAGCCGAGACAGGCTATTTAACCGAAGCTGAACAACAGAGGGCTGGGCAAGACGGTCAACGCGGCTCTGCTCGCTTCCGTCAACCACAACCATCAAACGCTAATAGTTCCTGGTGGCAACTAGACGAAAGTGTAAGTTGGCGTTCACCGAACGGCATCGAGGATGTTCTCGACCAGAAAGGAAACCACCCGGTAGTCCATATCTCTCTGAACGATGCTCGAGCTTTTGCTTCTTGGGCTGGCGGGCGCATACCAACAGAAGTTGAATGGGAATATGCAGCAAGTCTCGGGATTTTTGACGCCAATGATCCTGAGTCTGGAATAGTGACTCCTGATGGCAAGCCCAGAGCGAATATTTGGAATGGCAGTTTCCCGGCTTCCAATACGGAAGAGGATGGTTATGCTGAGACGGCCCCTGTGGGTTGTTACCAGGCTAATTTAATTGGTGCCTATGACATGATAGGGAATGTCTGGGAATGGACAGAAACCCAATTTTCAGCCGCTAATAACGAAGGCGCACCACGATTTACGATCAAAGGTGGCTCCTATTTATGCAGCAACAACCATTGTCGTCGCTTTCGAAAATCAGCCAGACAGCCCTACGAACAGGATTTTAGTAGTTCACACATCGGCTTTCGAATTGTTAGGGATACCGACTCAGCGATACACTAATCATAACAAGACTTCACCCGGAGATTAAAAGATGAATCGAGCGCTTACAATCGTGACCTTCGCGATTTCAGGATTATTCCTCATTATGGGATTACTCTGGTTAATCTCACCTGCCTTCGTTGGCCAAAGGCTGGGTATGGAACTGCTGCAGGGAACCGGTTTGAGCACGCAAATTGGGGATCTATCCGCTTTCTTCATTACCTTGGGATCTTGCATTTTGGCAGGAGTTATCACTCAAAATAAGATGTGGTTTTACCCTGCTATGATGCTGCTTGGGTTTGCTGCGATTGGCCGAATCCTAGCGTGGTTATTCCACGGTGCAGACCTAGCCACGGATAAGATTGTAGTGGAAGCTTTCCTGGTAGGTTTCCTGTACTTCAATTCGACAAAACTTGCTCCAAGAGGGAATTAAGTATCGTGTCCAAGGTAACTCAGCAACGAGGGGCTTCAAGTAGTTCGCCATCGCCCTTTAAACGGTGGCTAACCTCTAAAATCATGACCTACCTCGGCGGCGAGCAACGACTACTCAAGGTCCGAAAGAGGCGCGAGGCAAAGCGGATAAAGGAAGGCCGTCGGCACGTTATTGAATATTTTCACCAGGTTGATGACGGTTACTCACACCTTGCTCTGCAGCTGCTAGAGAAGTTCAAAGCTCACTATGATGTAGAATTTATCATCCACTTGGTACCGGCCTTACGTGATGATAACTTTCCGGAGCCAGAGCTATGGCAGGAGATGTCCAGAGCGGATGCACAGCGTATTGCCGCCCACTACGGATTAACCTTCAATTGTGCAGAGTCGTTGCCACCGCCAAATTTGGTGGCCAAAGCGTCCTGTATTCTAAGTCATCTCAGTACCGAAGACTTTTACACCAAAGGCCTCTTAGTGAGCGAATGTTTGTGGCGCTGCGATGAAGCAGCCTTAGACAATTTCGCCGAGCAACTCGGAACCGCCTCGAAGCAGCAAGTCACTCACCAGCTCGATCTAGGAAGCGCTCGACGAAAGGCTCTAAAACATTACAGTTCGGCAACATTTTGGTATGAGGGTGAATGGTACTGGGGAGTGGACCGCAGCTACCACTTGGAGCAGCGATTAATCTCTCTTGCGGCGCAGAATCAGCTTCATGACAACAGCATTATTGCTCCTCGCCCTGAAATCGAAACCAATTTTCCAACTAAAGCGAACCAGCTGACTCTAGAGTTTTTTGCGTCGTTAAGAAGCCCTTATACGGCAATGATATGGGATGCTACGTTTAAACTCGCCGAGGACAGCGGTGTCAAATTAGTTGTTCGTCCCGTCCTCCCGATGGTAATGAGGGGCGTGCCAGCAACGCTGGAAAAAGGCTTGTACTTAGCTACGGACGTTGCTCGAGAGGCAAGAACCGTCGGCGCTGATTATGGTAACTTCTATGACCCTATCGGCACGCCAGTTTTGCAGGCATATAGTTTATATATGTGGGCGTTAACACAAGATAAAGGCAACGAATTACTTACTGCTTTTCTTAAGGCTGCCTTCGCAAGAGGCATCAATACCAACCGCCAATCTGGTCTACGCAAAGTCGTAGAGAGTGCCGGATTAACATGGAGCGAAGCGAAACAGCACCTTCATGATGATGATTGGAAAGACCTTTTGGAGGGCAATCGTTTGGCCATGTATCAATTCGGCAGCTGGGGTGTTCCGAGTTACCGATTACTCGATGCAAGTGGTCAGCAAATAATGGGTGTGTGGGGACAAGATAGGTTGTGGCTCGTAGCAAAGAAAATTAGCGAATTGCTCGACTAATAACAAGCTTAACTCGCGACAACCTCGATGCGGCGAATGTCTATCATCATTGAAACTGCCCTAACCACTCCACCGCCAACGCGGGCCATTGATTTGTGCCATCTTCCTCTCGGCCCAAGCCGAAGCCATGACCACCTCGTTGAAAAAGGTGCATCTCTGCTGCAACGCCCTGCTGGGTTAATGCCTCCAAGTAACGAGTGCTCTCGTAATAATGACAAACCTCATCATCCATAGCGTGCACTAAAAAGCTGGGCGGGGCATTGGCTGTAACGCGGTCCAGGAAGCTAAATTGCGCGACTTCCTCAACGCTCATTTCACGGTGAAACAGCGACGCTTCTAGCCAACGTGTGTTCTCCTCATTCATCTGCGTTACGCCGTAAATAAGCAGTGCGAAGTCCGGATTATGCTCAGCCCGCTCACCGTGTTCCAAACTCAACCACGTTGCCAAATGGCTGCCCGCAGAGAAGCCAACCACGCCTATGGCCTCGGGATTTAGCTGGTAGGTGTCAGACAACTGGTGGAGCCGCAGCAAGCCCTGCCGAGCATCGGCTAATGGGACCTCCCAAGGAATATTGGAGTGAATAGGGTTAGGAATACGGTATTTCAAAACGGCTGCATTAATGCCCTGGCTGGCAAAGTACTGCGCCACATCATGACCTTCATGATAAATCGCTTCCACCGTATAACCGCCACCCGGAAAAATGAGTAGCGTCACACCTGTGTTCTCACCTTCTGCCGGGTAAAAGCTCAGGGTTGGCTGGCTCACCTCATAAGCACATTGCACGCCAAAACAATCGGCTTCGAATTCGGTATTTTCGGCATCTAAGGCCATGGGGATAGCACCGTTCCAGAGCGGTATCTCTAATGCTGACAGTGTTGGCTTAGGGCTAAGCTTCGTTAGTTCCGGTTCTTCGGTTTGAGCGCAGGCTGACCAAGCGCCTGCCAAGACCAATATCACCAGAGAAGTTATTCCTCTCGCTACTGTGAACAAATCACCGATTGCCTTAACCAACATGATAGTTATCCCCTTTTATAATTGAGTAACGCTATCAGTCCGCTAATTATGCTGCAAATGGGTAGTTTTCAGCTGCCGATGAATGGAATTCAACCATCCCGACAATTCACGTTATGGGAGCGGTTCGTTACCAACAGATATCACCGCATAACCCTGTGGGTAACTCCTAGGCTTCCCCAAAATACAGTAGTTCAGAGGCATGGTTGGGAAGTAACCAGTGGCTACCGGATGAGAAAATTAATGCCGAAAAAGCAGTCAGATGGTTGTTTTATTAACCAAATCAATACCAATGCATAGGCGACCTCCAATACGGAAGGTCACACTATTGATTGGACTAACATAACTCGAAGAGAGATCTGTCTGAGCGATACACGATGCACATCATGTTAGTATCAAAAATGACCAAACCCTTAAACACCTCTTGGACATGCATTTATCTTGAAGAGCTAGCCCCATAGTGACGCCCTAACCCAGGGCTGGAAAGATGATTCATATTTTCGAATTTGAACAACCTTTCCATAGACCATGGCCGATTTAAATAGCTACTTC
The uncultured Umboniibacter sp. DNA segment above includes these coding regions:
- a CDS encoding spore coat protein U domain-containing protein — translated: MKVYPLVLAIPLLFSANAMAATSSTQITLTIDVGSGCGITATNVDFGSLVSSASSDEQFDVTIECTTAANGNLTFVSSGASGTTRYMVANASDQIAYEILANGTAVSNTDTVSTNVPAASSVTTQFTARRSTLATIPPPGTYTDTVDITYTF
- a CDS encoding fimbria/pilus periplasmic chaperone, with amino-acid sequence MIIKLLLLICGLLSAASYASFVSPLQVDLAEARRGFINVANDGTEVALYELAILEWGGDGVAKQIEDPESLMVMPSIARLEPGESQRFTIVSSVQQGEQVRGFRLVIKETKLQPSEGSVNLSISYNLPVYDWPTNSSSPDSRTAESVQCSVKDGDHILTNSSSYPIRVSSAYEGIVPLTNVILPGQILRATDADLSSIDCKGLYEFIEPDPS
- a CDS encoding arylsulfatase, with protein sequence MITVTRLKQLYCLAVLSCLLPLSVFALDDQSRTPSSSSAAPNILLVVLDDAGFMDFGAYGSDTLTPNIDTLGQAGTMFTRYYTYPLCAPSRAALLTGQDNHDVGIGTLTEALTDDMRQAPAYSMTWQDSQPTIATRLKSAGYQTFITGKWGIGDIGVNLPHRFGFDRSFVLDATGASNYESKSYLPLNTEAKWFEDGERITTLPEDFYSSKDIVDKMIGYLNDANSDQPFFSYLSFQALHIPVQVPKEYRDKYDGVFDRGWDAMREERFHRAIELGLVADTARLAEPTYNQRPWDSLSEEEQSWWARSMQVNAGMMEAADFHLGRLLSHLETIGKLENTIVIVTSDNGPEYNTIGQTSPPFLRLFETAWMAYEGWYLDYETLGEPGSMGAIGHEWASVSAAPFHLFKFSAAEGGVRVPMVISGPSIENRGFVNSMAHVADITPTILDLAGLPLEHDEFAGRSLKPLLHGETDQVYGEDEGFAIEVSGNAALYRGNWKITRTLPPFGDGEWALYDVASDPGETINVANQYPVLFQDMLAEFELYQDDVGVYQLAPGETARSQITMNATFAIIANYWYLILALNLVIMLGVYGLYRGLKFLIRSRMGSTKRPI
- a CDS encoding SUMF1/EgtB/PvdO family nonheme iron enzyme yields the protein MKNKLSYPRLILTGISFLALFIIGTFSPSGTFTRFLPSGASYNSSDQQCSQISDELGLFVNVPGGGFTKAEYPVYPEEGSAHKVFVSPFQLQAHEVTNYQFARFVAETGYLTEAEQQRAGQDGQRGSARFRQPQPSNANSSWWQLDESVSWRSPNGIEDVLDQKGNHPVVHISLNDARAFASWAGGRIPTEVEWEYAASLGIFDANDPESGIVTPDGKPRANIWNGSFPASNTEEDGYAETAPVGCYQANLIGAYDMIGNVWEWTETQFSAANNEGAPRFTIKGGSYLCSNNHCRRFRKSARQPYEQDFSSSHIGFRIVRDTDSAIH
- a CDS encoding DsbA family protein, producing MSKVTQQRGASSSSPSPFKRWLTSKIMTYLGGEQRLLKVRKRREAKRIKEGRRHVIEYFHQVDDGYSHLALQLLEKFKAHYDVEFIIHLVPALRDDNFPEPELWQEMSRADAQRIAAHYGLTFNCAESLPPPNLVAKASCILSHLSTEDFYTKGLLVSECLWRCDEAALDNFAEQLGTASKQQVTHQLDLGSARRKALKHYSSATFWYEGEWYWGVDRSYHLEQRLISLAAQNQLHDNSIIAPRPEIETNFPTKANQLTLEFFASLRSPYTAMIWDATFKLAEDSGVKLVVRPVLPMVMRGVPATLEKGLYLATDVAREARTVGADYGNFYDPIGTPVLQAYSLYMWALTQDKGNELLTAFLKAAFARGINTNRQSGLRKVVESAGLTWSEAKQHLHDDDWKDLLEGNRLAMYQFGSWGVPSYRLLDASGQQIMGVWGQDRLWLVAKKISELLD
- a CDS encoding alpha/beta hydrolase, whose protein sequence is MLVKAIGDLFTVARGITSLVILVLAGAWSACAQTEEPELTKLSPKPTLSALEIPLWNGAIPMALDAENTEFEADCFGVQCAYEVSQPTLSFYPAEGENTGVTLLIFPGGGYTVEAIYHEGHDVAQYFASQGINAAVLKYRIPNPIHSNIPWEVPLADARQGLLRLHQLSDTYQLNPEAIGVVGFSAGSHLATWLSLEHGERAEHNPDFALLIYGVTQMNEENTRWLEASLFHREMSVEEVAQFSFLDRVTANAPPSFLVHAMDDEVCHYYESTRYLEALTQQGVAAEMHLFQRGGHGFGLGREEDGTNQWPALAVEWLGQFQ